The Phragmites australis chromosome 15, lpPhrAust1.1, whole genome shotgun sequence genome window below encodes:
- the LOC133893373 gene encoding arabinosyltransferase RRA3-like — MAGRRETPLMRGSGQPLSRGSRIAAAVAVGVALGCLCAFLYPDGLLSRSPDAALRWPHRIDSVACDTSGEVAKLKSQLISLQRKNAEFRKKINELSMKLQLAGQGKDKVLYKAGLFGTVKALRTNPTVTPDESLNPRLAKILEQVAVKKELIVALANSNVKESLDMWFTNIKRVGISNYLVIALDDSIENFCKSKDIPVYRPDPDEGIDSIGKTGGNHAVSGLKFRILREFLQLGYSVLLSDIDIIFFQNPFDHLYRDSDVESMSDGHNNMTAYGFNDVFDEPSMGWARYAHTMRIWVYNSGFFFIRPTIPSIELLDRVAGRLSREPKSWDQAVFNEELFFPSHPGYEGLHASKRTMDIYLFMNSKVLFKTVRKDTQLRKLKPVIVHLNYHPDKTERMKAVIEFYVNGKQNALDRFPDGSG, encoded by the exons ATGGCCGGCCGGCGGGAGACCCCCCTAATGCGTGGCAGCGGGCAGCCGCTGTCGCGCGGGTCCCGGATCGCCGCGGCGGTCGCGGTGGGCGTCGCGCTCGGCTGCCTCTGCGCGTTCCTCTACCCCGACGGCCTCCTCTCCCGCTCCCCCGACGCCGCCCTCCGTTGGCCTCACCGG ATTGATTCAGTTGCTTGTGATACATCTGGGGAAGTTGCCAAGCTAAAGTCACAGCTAATCTCATTACAAAGAAAAAATGCTGAATTTAGGAAGAAGATCAATGAACTATCAATGAAGCTTCAGTTGGCTGGACAAGGGAAGGACAAGGTTCTGTATAAGGCTGGTCTTTTTGGTACAGTGAAGGCTCTGAGAACAAACCCAACAGTTACTCCTGATGAGTCCCTCAATCCCAGATTGGCCAAGATATTGGAACAGGTTGCTGTAAAGAAAGAACTAATAGTCGCATTGGCAAACTCTAACGTCAAAGAGAGCCTTGACATGTGGTTTACTAACATCAAACGAGTTGGGATTTCAAATTATTTAGTCATTGCTTTGGATGACAGCATAGAGAACTTCTGCAAGTCCAAGGATATCCCAGTTTACCGGCCGGATCCTGATGAAGGCATTGACAGTATTGGGAAGACTGGTGGAAACCATGCTGTTTCTGGACTGAAGTTTCGCATATTGAGGGAATTCTTGCAGCTTGGATACAGTGTTCTACTCTCTGATATTGATAtcattttcttccaaaatccctTTGATCATCTTTACAGAGATTCTGATGTAGAGTCTATGAGTGATGGCCACAACAATATGACAGCTTATGGATTCAATGATGTGTTTGATGAGCCTTCAATGGGCTGGGCAAGATATGCGCATACAATGCGTATATGGGTTTATAATTCTGGATTCTTTTTCATAAGGCCAACAATTCCTTCAATTGAGCTTTTGGATAGGGTAGCTGGTCGCCTTTCTCGTGAACCCAAATCGTGGGACCAAGCAGTTTTCAATGAGGAGCTGTTTTTTCCCTCACATCCTGGTTATGAAGGTCTTCATGCATCCAAAAGAACCATGGATATATACCTCTTTATGAACAGCAAAGTTCTCTTCAAGACTGTAAGGAAAGACACCCAACTGCGGAAGTTGAAGCCAGTGATTGTGCATTTGAACTACCATCCTGATAAGACGGAGCGCATGAAGGCAGTTATTGAGTTTTATGTTAACGGGAAACAAAATGCCCTAGACCGTTTCCCTGATGGATCAGGATGA
- the LOC133892863 gene encoding large ribosomal subunit protein eL30-like codes for MLAKVVHHFHGNNVDLGTACGKYFRVCCLSIIDPGDSDIIKTAPGEQ; via the exons ATGCTGGCTAAGGTCGTCCACCACTTCCATGGAA ATAATGTTGACTTGGGAACGGCCTGTGGCAAATACTTCCGTGTCTGCTGCCTCAGCATTATTGATCCTG GTGATTCTGATATCATCAAGACCGCGCCAGGTGAGCAGTAA